One segment of Phycisphaerae bacterium DNA contains the following:
- the purE gene encoding 5-(carboxyamino)imidazole ribonucleotide mutase — protein MAAAATPLVGIIMGSKSDWETMAHAAQTLEKLGVPHEVRVLSAHRTPDALLEYAGSAEKRGLEVIIAAAGGAAHLAGVTAAKTILPVLGVPMESASLGGLDSLLSTVQMPGGVPVGTLAIGKPGAINAAILAAMIVGNKRPEIREAVRRHREEQAKQILANPDPRAS, from the coding sequence ATGGCCGCCGCCGCAACACCGCTGGTCGGGATCATTATGGGCTCCAAATCGGACTGGGAGACCATGGCGCACGCCGCGCAGACGCTGGAGAAGCTGGGCGTGCCGCATGAGGTCCGGGTCTTGTCGGCCCATCGTACGCCGGATGCACTGTTGGAATACGCGGGATCGGCGGAGAAGCGCGGGCTGGAGGTGATCATCGCGGCGGCGGGCGGCGCGGCCCACCTTGCGGGCGTGACGGCGGCCAAGACGATCCTGCCCGTCCTCGGCGTGCCGATGGAGTCGGCGTCGCTCGGCGGTCTCGACTCGCTCCTCTCGACGGTGCAGATGCCCGGCGGCGTGCCGGTCGGGACGCTGGCCATCGGTAAGCCCGGCGCGATCAACGCGGCGATCCTGGCCGCGATGATCGTGGGCAACAAGCGTCCTGAAATCCGCGAGGCCGTGCGGCGCCATCGCGAGGAGCAGGCGAAGCAGATTCTGGC